The Echinicola rosea genome has a segment encoding these proteins:
- a CDS encoding SLBB domain-containing protein, producing the protein MIKFLNLALLQAFLGFVLLFAAHQEVAAQSMTDIATIKVDDLSDDQLKTLVQRAEDAGLSKTELVEMARARGMADAEATKLSERLKTLDAESGPNKSSSKPIKRVPRQQVNLHEIVQGMAAQQPNLENTGQATQYFGLDIFYQKNRQLTFEPNLNMATPNGYVLGPGDMVYVDVYGASENYYESTITPEGNLLLENIGPIGVSGLTIAEARRVVKNRLSQFYADMQGSNPSTFMQISLGNVRSIKVHLVGELRLPGTFTLSAFSTVFNALYAAGGPNENGTMRNIKVMRNNKLVATVDAYDFLVNGTANMDLQLQDQDVILVEPYQSRVTLQGAVKRPMVFEVKDGETLREVMEYAGGFTDNAYKEKISVTRFTDKEKTVSDVYNGQFDIFTVKGGDLYTVGTVLDRYNNRVQIKGAVFREGNYALSDGLTLSQLIQRADGLRGDAYLDRASILRTNDDLSTSVLQVDLKAVKNGTEDVKLENDDIVRIASIYDLKDEYYLKISGEVRDPGIYPYAEGMTVEGLILQAGGFTESASKSDVEIARRVHENGESGEVAELIPVTLSGDLSTQGNVQVLAPYDNIIVRRKPNFALERIVKVEGQVNAPGEFALKNTEERVSDVIRRAGGLTGYAYPAGATLIRRTEYYNTESEKLRKQKHMEKLLERIATEDPSEAQANQMRRLQLQTQDSLSDQEKKDLIAQTRQETLHDIGQGEGTAIKINETEAIAIDLQAILQQPGSKYDLILEEGDIISVPKQLQTVRMRGDVIYPTTVRYESGRGMKYYIDRAGGFDNRAKRKRTYVVYANGEVARTKSFLGLKSYPKVEPGAEVIVPSKGPRVPLRIGEIVGLTSGLATIALVISQINFNNSSN; encoded by the coding sequence CTTTCCGAAAGGCTGAAGACCCTAGACGCTGAAAGCGGACCAAATAAAAGCAGCTCCAAACCAATCAAACGGGTGCCCAGGCAGCAAGTAAACCTTCATGAGATCGTACAGGGAATGGCAGCACAACAGCCCAACCTGGAAAATACCGGTCAAGCTACCCAGTACTTTGGGCTGGACATCTTTTACCAAAAAAACCGACAATTGACCTTTGAGCCTAACCTGAACATGGCCACTCCAAATGGCTATGTACTTGGACCAGGGGATATGGTCTATGTGGATGTGTACGGTGCTTCCGAAAATTATTATGAGTCCACCATCACCCCTGAAGGCAACCTGTTGCTCGAAAACATCGGCCCCATCGGGGTTTCGGGGCTGACCATTGCCGAAGCCAGAAGGGTGGTCAAAAACAGGCTCTCACAGTTTTATGCCGATATGCAAGGGAGCAATCCCAGCACGTTTATGCAAATTTCCCTTGGAAACGTCCGCAGCATAAAAGTCCACTTGGTAGGAGAGCTAAGACTTCCCGGGACCTTTACCCTCAGCGCCTTCAGTACCGTGTTCAATGCCCTCTACGCAGCAGGAGGCCCCAATGAAAACGGGACCATGCGAAATATCAAGGTGATGCGAAACAACAAACTGGTCGCCACGGTAGATGCCTATGATTTCTTGGTCAACGGTACCGCCAACATGGACCTGCAATTGCAAGACCAGGATGTGATATTGGTGGAGCCCTATCAGTCCAGGGTGACGCTCCAAGGTGCCGTGAAGCGGCCGATGGTATTTGAAGTAAAGGACGGTGAAACGCTCCGCGAAGTCATGGAATATGCAGGAGGCTTTACGGACAATGCTTATAAAGAAAAAATCAGCGTCACCCGGTTTACCGATAAAGAAAAGACCGTTTCGGATGTCTATAATGGTCAATTCGATATCTTTACCGTCAAAGGCGGCGACCTATATACGGTAGGAACGGTTCTGGATCGCTATAATAATCGTGTCCAGATCAAGGGAGCCGTGTTCAGGGAAGGTAATTATGCCCTTTCGGACGGCCTTACGCTTTCCCAGCTTATCCAGCGGGCCGATGGTCTTCGCGGAGATGCCTACCTCGACAGGGCCAGCATCCTCAGGACGAATGACGACCTGTCCACTTCCGTGCTCCAAGTGGACCTTAAAGCTGTAAAGAACGGAACAGAAGATGTCAAACTGGAAAATGATGATATCGTCCGAATTGCTTCCATCTATGACCTAAAGGACGAGTATTACCTGAAGATTTCCGGGGAAGTACGGGATCCGGGCATTTACCCTTATGCAGAGGGCATGACCGTGGAGGGCCTGATCCTTCAGGCCGGTGGATTTACCGAGTCGGCCTCCAAAAGTGACGTAGAAATAGCCAGAAGGGTACACGAAAATGGTGAAAGTGGTGAAGTTGCCGAACTCATCCCCGTGACCTTAAGCGGTGACCTCAGCACCCAAGGCAATGTTCAGGTCTTAGCCCCGTATGACAATATCATCGTCCGCCGTAAACCCAACTTTGCGCTTGAGCGCATCGTGAAAGTGGAAGGACAAGTAAATGCGCCGGGGGAATTTGCCCTAAAAAATACAGAAGAAAGGGTTTCAGACGTCATCAGAAGGGCAGGTGGACTCACGGGGTATGCTTACCCTGCAGGGGCTACACTGATTCGCAGAACCGAATACTACAATACGGAATCCGAAAAGCTCAGGAAGCAAAAACACATGGAAAAACTGCTTGAAAGGATCGCAACCGAAGATCCTTCCGAAGCCCAAGCCAATCAAATGAGACGCTTGCAACTGCAGACCCAAGACAGCCTAAGCGACCAAGAAAAAAAGGACTTAATTGCCCAAACCCGTCAGGAAACCCTTCATGACATTGGACAGGGGGAAGGGACGGCCATTAAGATCAACGAAACGGAGGCCATTGCCATTGACCTGCAGGCCATTCTTCAGCAGCCTGGATCCAAGTATGATTTGATCTTGGAAGAAGGGGACATCATCAGCGTACCAAAGCAGCTACAGACCGTAAGAATGCGTGGCGATGTCATTTACCCTACTACCGTAAGGTATGAAAGTGGCCGTGGGATGAAATATTACATCGACAGGGCTGGTGGTTTTGACAATAGGGCCAAGCGAAAACGCACCTATGTCGTCTATGCCAATGGTGAGGTGGCGCGCACCAAGAGCTTTTTGGGACTAAAATCCTACCCCAAAGTGGAGCCCGGCGCAGAGGTAATCGTCCCTTCTAAAGGCCCTCGGGTGCCGCTGCGCATCGGGGAAATCGTCGGCCTGACTTCCGGCCTGGCCACCATCGCACTGGTCATCTCCCAGATCAACTTCAACAACAGTAGCAACTAA